The Pedosphaera parvula Ellin514 genome includes a window with the following:
- a CDS encoding helix-turn-helix domain-containing protein, whose protein sequence is MVFSVSTASGELTAAQIAGQLGVSRRQFFNWVDALKAGGVEELLKRGHGGGQPTQIQGVVLKELVAGLQAGRWKRAREVQAWLEQQHATQLSVKGVYYWLGKLGAVLKGAAQDSRAKRRGRQLSVSAVALRTAQELERGWWKTGARVGGR, encoded by the coding sequence ATGGTTTTTTCAGTCTCCACTGCCAGTGGCGAGCTCACTGCGGCGCAGATTGCCGGGCAGTTGGGAGTGAGCCGGCGACAGTTCTTTAATTGGGTTGATGCCTTGAAGGCTGGTGGTGTGGAGGAGTTGCTCAAGCGCGGACATGGCGGTGGTCAACCCACGCAGATTCAGGGAGTGGTTCTCAAGGAGTTGGTGGCTGGACTTCAGGCCGGACGCTGGAAGCGAGCCCGGGAAGTTCAGGCCTGGCTGGAGCAGCAGCATGCGACCCAACTCTCAGTCAAAGGGGTATATTACTGGCTGGGAAAATTGGGCGCAGTCTTGAAAGGTGCCGCGCAAGACTCACGCGCAAAAAGACGCGGACGCCAACTCTCGGTTTCAGCAGTAGCTCTGCGAACGGCTCAGGAGCTTGAACGTGGCTGGTGGAAAACCGGTGCGCGTGTGGGTGGCCGATGA
- a CDS encoding TonB C-terminal domain-containing protein yields MARKKKNSSRVNLVISVVVHGVVVLLLGFWAAHEGVLGTKLKEITVAIVPKEKPPEPEKPPPPKVEPPKEEPKVVEPPKIVENTPPPPQQPPPQSAPPANTGTAPVSAAPAPAELPDFNFSDGAKIVETSTNAPVIYYKSLVEYALRSNWERPTDLPDTGYVAEVEVSVDAAGRITGSNWKKGSGDKKWDDSVKRALAATKSLNRPPPKDFPGKVLVRFDVLPATELIVQ; encoded by the coding sequence ATGGCGCGCAAAAAGAAAAACTCCTCCCGGGTCAACCTGGTCATCTCCGTGGTGGTGCACGGGGTGGTGGTGCTTTTGCTCGGTTTTTGGGCGGCGCATGAGGGGGTGTTGGGGACGAAGTTGAAGGAAATCACAGTGGCCATTGTACCGAAGGAAAAGCCGCCGGAACCGGAGAAGCCGCCACCGCCCAAGGTTGAGCCACCGAAGGAAGAACCCAAAGTGGTCGAACCGCCAAAGATAGTTGAGAACACGCCGCCACCGCCTCAGCAGCCGCCACCTCAATCTGCGCCACCCGCAAATACGGGGACAGCGCCTGTGAGTGCCGCGCCGGCACCGGCGGAACTGCCAGACTTTAACTTTAGTGATGGTGCCAAGATCGTGGAAACGAGCACCAATGCGCCGGTGATTTATTACAAGAGCCTGGTGGAATATGCACTGCGCTCCAACTGGGAGCGGCCGACAGATTTGCCAGATACTGGTTATGTGGCCGAGGTGGAAGTATCGGTCGATGCAGCGGGCCGGATCACCGGGAGCAATTGGAAAAAGGGATCCGGCGATAAGAAATGGGACGATTCCGTTAAAAGAGCGCTGGCGGCAACCAAGTCGCTCAATCGTCCCCCGCCGAAGGACTTTCCTGGTAAAGTGCTGGTGCGTTTTGATGTGCTCCCGGCGACGGAACTGATAGTGCAGTAG
- a CDS encoding antibiotic biosynthesis monooxygenase — MNAPNKTCPIHVAITRRVKPGCETEFEAALRQFLKSSFAHRGVQGANMIVPSPGSESREYGILRTFTNEHERDAFYESSIFKEWNERIQPLTEGEPEHREITGLEAWFRSPQKPPPRWKMAFLTWVAVWPVSMAVPAVLSPLLAQGVPPLIFAGVVALGIVIILTWGAMPLLVRVARGWL; from the coding sequence ATGAATGCACCAAACAAAACCTGCCCCATTCACGTTGCAATCACGCGACGGGTGAAACCCGGTTGCGAAACAGAATTCGAGGCAGCGCTTCGGCAGTTCTTAAAGAGTTCATTTGCACACCGCGGAGTGCAGGGGGCAAACATGATCGTGCCATCCCCCGGTTCTGAGTCTCGTGAGTATGGAATTCTCCGGACTTTTACCAATGAACACGAGCGCGACGCATTCTATGAGTCTTCAATATTCAAGGAGTGGAACGAACGCATCCAACCATTGACCGAAGGAGAGCCTGAACATCGAGAGATCACGGGACTGGAAGCCTGGTTTCGCTCTCCACAGAAGCCGCCGCCGCGATGGAAGATGGCATTCCTCACCTGGGTTGCCGTATGGCCGGTGAGCATGGCTGTGCCTGCCGTGCTGAGTCCGTTGCTGGCACAGGGTGTTCCGCCTTTAATTTTCGCCGGAGTAGTTGCCCTTGGCATCGTAATTATCCTCACCTGGGGAGCGA
- a CDS encoding hydrolase yields MPNYHKLFTPQDSAIVFIDHQPQMTFGVSSIERASLINNVTLLAKVAKEFDVPAVLTAVETESFSGYIWPQLLDVFPGQQVVERTSMNSWDDAGFRKAIEATGRKNIIMTGLWTEVCVTWPTIEMLAAGYNIYVVEDCCGATSPAAQEAALSRMVQAGAVRLTTIPALLEWQRDWAKHEHYDNLMALLKQQGGAYGVGVEYAYTMVHHAPQSAKKPQIVPKKVQPATPQLITVRDGAR; encoded by the coding sequence ATGCCTAATTATCATAAACTGTTCACGCCGCAGGATAGCGCCATCGTGTTCATTGACCATCAGCCGCAGATGACCTTCGGCGTGTCGAGCATTGAACGGGCTTCATTGATCAACAACGTCACACTGCTTGCGAAGGTTGCAAAGGAATTCGACGTGCCGGCTGTATTGACCGCTGTCGAGACTGAGTCGTTCAGTGGTTACATATGGCCACAACTGCTGGATGTGTTTCCCGGCCAGCAGGTCGTGGAGCGCACCTCCATGAACTCCTGGGACGACGCCGGTTTCCGCAAGGCCATTGAAGCCACTGGGCGCAAAAACATCATCATGACCGGCTTGTGGACCGAAGTCTGCGTGACCTGGCCGACCATCGAAATGCTGGCCGCAGGTTATAACATCTATGTTGTCGAAGATTGCTGCGGTGCTACTTCACCAGCGGCGCAGGAGGCAGCGTTGTCTCGCATGGTTCAAGCCGGCGCGGTGCGCCTCACAACGATTCCGGCTTTGCTCGAATGGCAGCGGGATTGGGCAAAACATGAGCATTATGACAACCTGATGGCATTGCTCAAACAGCAGGGAGGCGCTTATGGCGTGGGAGTGGAATATGCCTACACGATGGTCCACCATGCGCCCCAATCGGCGAAGAAACCACAGATCGTGCCCAAGAAGGTGCAGCCAGCAACACCTCAACTCATAACCGTTCGAGATGGAGCGCGATGA
- a CDS encoding filamentous hemagglutinin N-terminal domain-containing protein, with protein sequence MKKLTRYFSSKMGRRCRASRFVLGASLLLAHSVQRAAANPDGLTVRGGNASVSQNGSQLNITASSGAVLDWQHFNINSGETTRFQQPSSTSVVWNRILDQNPSQILGNLQANGLVVLMNQSGFYFGKYSVVNVGGLIVTTSPVAPTPSGMGGMWQYNGTPPVASIINYGQIQTASGGSLFMVAEKIENHGILSAPDGTLGLYAGKNVLISERPDGRGLSVHVELPEGSVDNTGKLVADAGTIALSAKVVNQNGLIQANSVRERNGVVELVASEAVNLGEQSVVSAAGDATGSSAGGQITIKAGQSFTDKSGSQINVSGGAEGGAGGTVEVSAAKMSAIKSQIIGQAKTGESGGKLLIDPDYITLSNDGGDSAGTGTVNAGNPPGTLNLNVNNAFIGFSQITLQANRDINLATGTVWDLNASTGVSSAGSILSLQAGGDIIFGQSSSIKGGTGWSVQMVAGRDFSHGLAFDAKGNVTSGVISGVGGIYFSGPTDGTRPNGSGSLQTSTGSIQLFAGKEILIGSGFVRSIGGGSVLLDALSGNVDAGTAGDPNGISAFDWLRNGNYKNLDLSKVGGIATTAGGDVNITAGGDIVSLLPYTGTYSTKKVSNVNLTAGGKILGRFQVMNGTGTINAGTDFGSGSLPATLSLAKGSWNVTAGHDVILNEVLNPKGVFSKDCLNPFQFDYALDSKVTLNGRNSVQLMGNKPAVTSDNSDRLPIYAPSLEITAGAGGVHLGNDVILFPSPKGSLKITTTDGGSLHGGGVLSLSDVAQLQANALNYARLIMSDSGSSDYNTFASGHAAIPLHKAGGDVPVQLYISGGIKNLYLQSPGQAIMNVGGNAQSFSFSGQNLSANDLTRLSITGDFLTRGRTTTVSLGDVPNALVFDPTQTMMDVLGAGLSYNPFTHQLTFNGVMTEDQRNFLLHPYVQALDYLGNRDFDNQGNPILVPVVYTRDTAAINRLYQLTQDVPPLQAYTGLQVGGPGRFIISARNMDLGTTQGIRSVGPQNNPNLARISLRGADIGIQLVGDLNMTSSQIASYNGGNINVTAGGKLNVGSQQAFGSDETPEGIYTGHGGNVTINAIGDIEVNGSRIATYDGGNVRVTSQTGSVDAGNGAAGVFYVVTSEINPLTGQFENHSEEFFASGIVTLTGESSHSIVGNIYVSAAKDILANSGGILQIPFHASSAGNAIVECVAGRDIRANLSGIIGNNVKLTAGGDILGLIVASQNISIDAKQSVDVTAVGAGNIKVSGGDSVTGTIVGGGDVSVSGALISAAVSSVNGSTSTTGDASQAKIGSFNGVAAPVAQKMTDDAEKMVADKKDSLVLNDEETKKRTGNRGPLLAKATGRVTVILPNGQ encoded by the coding sequence ATGAAAAAGCTTACCCGATACTTCTCAAGCAAGATGGGCCGGAGATGTCGTGCCTCGCGCTTTGTGCTGGGCGCTTCGTTGCTGCTGGCGCATTCCGTTCAACGTGCCGCCGCGAATCCTGATGGGCTCACAGTCCGGGGTGGAAACGCCAGCGTTTCGCAGAATGGTTCCCAACTGAACATCACAGCATCCTCGGGTGCAGTCCTGGATTGGCAACATTTCAATATTAATTCAGGCGAGACCACCCGCTTCCAACAACCTTCCTCCACATCGGTGGTGTGGAATAGAATCCTGGACCAAAATCCCTCTCAAATCCTGGGTAATCTGCAGGCCAACGGCCTGGTGGTGCTGATGAATCAAAGCGGCTTTTACTTCGGCAAATACTCCGTGGTCAATGTGGGTGGATTGATTGTAACCACTTCTCCAGTTGCTCCCACACCTTCAGGGATGGGAGGCATGTGGCAATATAATGGCACTCCTCCGGTTGCCAGCATCATTAACTACGGTCAAATCCAGACTGCTTCGGGCGGTTCGCTGTTCATGGTGGCGGAAAAGATTGAGAATCACGGTATTCTTTCCGCGCCCGACGGCACGTTGGGACTTTATGCCGGCAAAAACGTGTTGATTTCCGAACGTCCGGACGGCCGCGGGCTGAGTGTGCATGTTGAATTGCCTGAAGGCTCGGTGGACAACACCGGAAAGCTCGTCGCGGATGCGGGTACGATTGCACTGAGTGCAAAGGTGGTGAATCAGAATGGGCTCATTCAGGCGAATTCAGTTCGCGAACGCAACGGAGTGGTCGAACTGGTGGCCAGTGAAGCCGTCAATCTGGGGGAGCAATCTGTTGTGAGCGCTGCTGGTGACGCCACTGGGAGCAGCGCTGGCGGTCAAATTACCATCAAGGCAGGACAAAGCTTTACCGATAAGAGTGGATCGCAAATCAATGTCTCTGGTGGTGCGGAAGGCGGAGCAGGTGGAACTGTGGAAGTATCTGCCGCGAAAATGTCTGCGATCAAATCCCAAATCATCGGTCAGGCCAAAACTGGTGAATCGGGAGGCAAGCTCCTGATTGATCCGGATTATATCACTTTGTCGAACGATGGCGGTGATAGCGCCGGAACCGGAACCGTCAATGCAGGGAACCCGCCCGGTACATTGAATCTAAACGTCAACAACGCGTTCATCGGCTTTTCTCAAATCACGTTGCAGGCAAACCGCGATATCAACCTGGCTACAGGCACGGTCTGGGACCTGAATGCGAGCACGGGAGTCAGCTCCGCGGGCAGTATTCTAAGTCTGCAAGCGGGTGGAGATATTATTTTTGGGCAATCTTCCAGCATCAAGGGTGGCACCGGTTGGTCGGTACAGATGGTTGCAGGCCGTGACTTCAGCCATGGGCTGGCGTTTGATGCGAAGGGCAATGTGACCAGCGGCGTCATAAGCGGCGTTGGCGGAATTTATTTCAGCGGGCCTACTGATGGAACCCGTCCCAACGGCAGCGGTTCGCTGCAAACATCCACCGGCTCAATACAGTTATTTGCGGGGAAGGAGATTTTGATCGGCAGCGGCTTCGTTCGCTCCATTGGCGGAGGCAGTGTTTTGTTGGATGCCTTGTCTGGCAATGTGGATGCAGGAACCGCGGGTGATCCGAATGGAATCAGTGCCTTCGACTGGCTGCGTAACGGGAATTATAAGAACCTTGATCTCAGCAAGGTTGGAGGCATTGCCACCACTGCCGGGGGAGATGTGAATATCACTGCTGGCGGGGATATAGTCAGCTTGCTTCCCTATACCGGGACTTACAGCACTAAAAAAGTATCCAACGTCAACCTGACTGCCGGTGGGAAGATTCTCGGCCGGTTTCAGGTGATGAATGGAACGGGCACCATTAATGCGGGGACCGATTTTGGTTCGGGAAGTTTGCCAGCGACGTTGAGCCTGGCGAAGGGGAGTTGGAATGTGACAGCCGGCCATGACGTTATATTGAATGAGGTGTTAAATCCCAAAGGAGTATTCAGCAAGGATTGCCTCAATCCCTTCCAGTTCGATTATGCGCTCGATTCGAAGGTCACTTTGAATGGCCGCAATTCGGTGCAGTTGATGGGAAACAAGCCGGCGGTTACTTCCGACAATTCTGATCGACTGCCGATCTATGCTCCCAGTTTGGAAATTACTGCCGGGGCCGGTGGTGTTCATTTGGGCAATGATGTCATCTTGTTCCCATCACCGAAGGGCAGTTTGAAAATCACCACCACAGATGGCGGATCATTACATGGCGGAGGAGTGCTCTCGTTGTCTGACGTTGCCCAATTGCAAGCCAATGCGCTGAATTACGCACGGCTCATAATGTCAGACAGCGGGAGCTCCGATTATAATACCTTCGCTTCAGGGCATGCCGCCATTCCGCTTCACAAGGCAGGCGGCGACGTGCCGGTTCAACTGTACATCAGCGGGGGCATAAAAAATCTTTATCTGCAATCGCCTGGACAGGCGATCATGAACGTGGGAGGCAATGCACAGAGTTTTTCATTTTCCGGACAGAATCTGAGTGCTAACGATCTCACCAGACTGAGCATCACGGGAGATTTCCTTACCCGAGGACGAACCACCACCGTTTCCCTCGGTGACGTGCCCAATGCGTTGGTTTTTGATCCCACCCAAACCATGATGGATGTGTTGGGAGCGGGGCTGAGTTACAATCCTTTCACCCATCAACTGACTTTCAACGGGGTCATGACGGAAGACCAGAGAAACTTTCTGCTTCATCCTTACGTGCAGGCACTTGATTACCTGGGAAATCGTGATTTTGATAACCAGGGGAATCCGATATTGGTCCCCGTGGTTTATACACGCGATACTGCTGCCATTAACCGGCTCTATCAACTCACCCAGGATGTTCCTCCATTGCAGGCTTACACTGGTTTGCAGGTAGGAGGCCCGGGCAGGTTTATTATCTCGGCCAGAAACATGGATCTGGGAACCACGCAAGGGATTCGCTCAGTCGGTCCTCAGAATAACCCCAACCTGGCTCGTATTTCATTGCGAGGAGCGGACATCGGCATTCAATTGGTGGGCGATCTGAATATGACCTCCTCCCAGATCGCTTCGTATAACGGAGGCAATATTAATGTGACTGCCGGAGGAAAACTTAACGTCGGGTCGCAGCAGGCGTTCGGCAGTGATGAGACACCCGAAGGGATTTACACGGGGCACGGAGGCAATGTAACGATCAACGCAATCGGAGACATCGAAGTAAATGGCTCCCGTATTGCGACGTATGACGGTGGGAACGTGAGGGTGACTTCCCAGACCGGCAGCGTGGATGCGGGCAACGGTGCCGCGGGGGTGTTTTACGTGGTCACCTCGGAAATCAATCCTTTGACAGGCCAGTTTGAAAACCACAGTGAAGAGTTTTTCGCAAGCGGGATTGTAACGCTGACAGGAGAGAGTTCCCACTCGATCGTCGGGAACATTTATGTTTCTGCGGCCAAGGACATTTTGGCCAACTCGGGCGGCATCCTGCAGATTCCCTTCCACGCTTCCAGTGCGGGAAACGCAATAGTGGAGTGTGTCGCCGGCCGCGATATCAGAGCCAACCTTTCGGGCATTATTGGAAATAATGTCAAACTGACAGCCGGCGGTGACATCCTAGGGTTGATCGTAGCCAGTCAGAATATTTCGATCGATGCAAAGCAGAGTGTGGACGTGACCGCGGTAGGCGCAGGTAACATCAAGGTCAGCGGAGGTGACAGTGTGACGGGCACGATTGTAGGCGGAGGCGATGTCAGCGTGTCCGGAGCGTTGATTAGTGCGGCGGTTTCTTCAGTTAACGGCAGCACTTCCACCACTGGCGATGCTAGCCAGGCAAAAATCGGTTCCTTCAATGGCGTTGCAGCGCCGGTAGCTCAAAAAATGACGGATGACGCTGAAAAGATGGTTGCTGATAAAAAAGACAGCCTTGTCCTGAACGATGAAGAAACCAAAAAGCGCACCGGCAATCGCGGGCCATTGCTGGCCAAGGCGACGGGACGCGTGACAGTGATTTTACCCAATGGTCAATAA
- a CDS encoding M17 family peptidase N-terminal domain-containing protein: MKSKLTLASLTYALLLTVACAADTGVMPKENVFSTRPLGIKVSIKMVGPYMEPADLQMICLFKHKASGDTYQGAAKETDGKLSGILSSLRNRGEFVGELGETVLFTPSKGSIPAMRFMVIGLGEEKDLSLDALKVVGRIAAREAVRLKAKHVAWAPVIRDEGNSAIAVGEGDRVFVEQLLAAYDTEKRLQAQGLAPQFSVEDLVVEAGPAFFDDAVKQVGAGIESTTAELAKRSSAPYTSTNK; this comes from the coding sequence ATGAAAAGCAAATTAACTCTGGCCAGTCTTACATATGCCCTGCTGCTCACGGTCGCGTGTGCTGCCGACACGGGCGTGATGCCAAAGGAAAATGTATTTTCCACCAGGCCGCTTGGCATCAAAGTATCCATCAAGATGGTAGGCCCTTATATGGAGCCTGCTGACTTGCAAATGATCTGCCTCTTCAAGCATAAGGCTTCTGGAGACACTTACCAAGGCGCGGCCAAGGAGACTGATGGGAAGCTAAGCGGAATTCTCTCCTCTCTGCGGAACCGAGGCGAATTTGTCGGGGAACTCGGCGAGACGGTTCTCTTCACACCGTCCAAAGGCTCGATTCCGGCAATGCGTTTCATGGTGATTGGATTGGGGGAGGAGAAGGACTTGTCATTGGATGCCTTAAAGGTGGTCGGCCGCATTGCCGCACGCGAAGCAGTTCGACTCAAGGCCAAACATGTTGCGTGGGCGCCCGTGATTCGCGACGAAGGCAACTCGGCGATTGCAGTTGGCGAAGGCGACCGCGTCTTCGTCGAACAACTGCTGGCTGCGTACGACACAGAGAAGCGTTTGCAGGCGCAAGGGCTTGCTCCGCAGTTCAGTGTCGAGGACCTCGTAGTGGAAGCCGGACCGGCCTTCTTCGACGATGCGGTAAAGCAGGTTGGTGCGGGTATTGAATCAACCACGGCCGAACTCGCCAAGCGAAGCTCTGCGCCCTACACATCGACTAATAAATGA
- a CDS encoding MotA/TolQ/ExbB proton channel family protein, with protein MMHLTPMLASGALQFAFSKATLEGKITICCLIVVSLFSWTVIITKIRQLYRARRMAKKFYESYRSTRDPLEIFRKQEEFDGAPANEVYYTGAEELDYHLKNNPVMVKGQTRISSAGFDSVKVSLERSVGTESLNLEKGMIVLSTAVAGGPFIGLLGTVWGVMETFSGVARANSASLTAMAPGVAGALIATVVGLLVAIPAMFAYNFMVTSIRAITQELDNFATEYVTQIEHKYVDNRSLADEITQALKQEKQFEGALS; from the coding sequence ATGATGCATTTAACCCCCATGCTCGCCAGTGGCGCGCTGCAGTTTGCCTTCAGCAAGGCTACCCTCGAAGGCAAGATCACCATCTGCTGCTTGATTGTAGTTTCACTCTTCAGTTGGACGGTGATCATCACCAAAATCCGCCAACTCTATCGGGCTCGGAGGATGGCCAAAAAGTTTTATGAAAGCTATCGTTCCACCCGCGATCCCCTGGAGATATTTCGGAAGCAGGAGGAGTTTGATGGCGCACCTGCCAATGAAGTCTATTACACCGGGGCCGAGGAGCTGGACTATCACTTGAAGAACAATCCAGTGATGGTGAAAGGCCAGACGCGCATCAGTTCCGCCGGTTTCGATTCCGTGAAGGTGTCACTCGAACGTTCGGTGGGGACGGAATCGTTGAATCTGGAAAAGGGGATGATCGTGCTTTCGACGGCGGTTGCCGGTGGGCCCTTCATCGGGCTGTTGGGCACCGTATGGGGGGTTATGGAAACTTTTTCAGGTGTGGCCCGGGCCAACTCCGCGAGTTTGACCGCGATGGCGCCAGGTGTGGCGGGAGCCTTGATTGCCACCGTCGTCGGATTGCTCGTGGCGATTCCCGCCATGTTCGCCTATAACTTTATGGTCACCAGCATCCGGGCCATCACTCAGGAGTTGGATAACTTTGCCACGGAATACGTCACGCAGATTGAACACAAGTACGTGGACAACCGTTCGCTGGCTGATGAGATCACGCAGGCGCTCAAGCAGGAGAAGCAGTTTGAAGGCGCGCTGTCATGA
- a CDS encoding ExbD/TolR family protein, whose amino-acid sequence MKKYSKSAHHSLGELNITPLLDLAFVLLVIFIITTTPVVNDLELNLPSASSRPKDAPKKPNYVTVDGSGKIYLNMKEVDLIALQQLLVQLRTEDPDLSVVVRGDSKIQYQNIVNVLDILQQANVSKVGLATEPAKK is encoded by the coding sequence ATGAAAAAGTATTCCAAGAGTGCGCATCATTCGCTCGGTGAACTCAACATCACCCCCTTACTTGACCTGGCGTTTGTGTTGCTCGTCATCTTTATCATCACCACGACTCCGGTCGTTAATGATTTGGAACTGAATCTGCCCAGCGCCAGTTCGCGGCCCAAGGATGCGCCCAAAAAGCCCAACTACGTGACGGTGGATGGGAGCGGGAAGATTTACCTCAACATGAAGGAAGTGGACTTGATCGCCCTGCAGCAACTATTGGTGCAGTTGCGCACGGAAGACCCGGATTTGAGTGTGGTGGTGCGGGGGGACAGCAAGATCCAGTATCAGAATATTGTCAACGTGCTGGATATTCTCCAGCAGGCGAACGTGAGCAAGGTCGGATTGGCGACGGAACCGGCGAAGAAGTAA
- a CDS encoding alpha/beta fold hydrolase, producing MNTITTKDGTQIYFKDWGAGKPVVFSHGWPLSSDSWESQMFFLASRGYRCVAHDRRGHGRSSQPSGGNDMNTYADDLAALMEKLDLKEAVLVGFSTGGGEVARYIGRHGTKRVAKAVLISSVPPLMLKTPANSVGLPIEVFDGFRAAFLADRSQFFREVASGPFFGFNRPGAKVSQGMIDSWWLQGMMGGHKNTYECIKAFSETDFTEDLKKFDVPTLVIHGDDDQVVPIDVAGRASARLVKGAKLIVYPGAPHGITDTHKDKLNADLLAFIQS from the coding sequence ATGAACACGATCACTACCAAGGACGGCACACAAATATATTTCAAAGACTGGGGCGCTGGTAAGCCAGTCGTTTTCAGTCATGGCTGGCCGCTGAGTTCGGACAGTTGGGAGTCGCAGATGTTTTTCCTCGCTTCCAGGGGCTATCGCTGCGTCGCGCATGATCGCCGGGGTCATGGCCGATCCAGCCAGCCTTCGGGGGGCAATGACATGAACACCTACGCCGACGACCTTGCTGCGCTCATGGAAAAGCTCGACTTGAAAGAAGCAGTGTTGGTGGGTTTTTCGACCGGCGGGGGTGAGGTGGCACGCTATATCGGACGGCATGGCACAAAACGGGTTGCCAAGGCTGTGCTCATTTCTTCAGTTCCGCCATTGATGCTGAAGACGCCAGCCAATTCCGTCGGACTGCCAATCGAGGTTTTCGATGGATTCCGCGCCGCATTTCTTGCAGATCGTTCACAGTTCTTCAGGGAAGTGGCCAGCGGTCCGTTCTTCGGCTTCAACCGGCCTGGGGCAAAGGTTTCTCAAGGCATGATCGACTCATGGTGGTTGCAGGGCATGATGGGTGGCCACAAAAATACTTACGAATGCATCAAGGCTTTTTCGGAAACCGACTTCACCGAGGATCTGAAAAAGTTCGACGTCCCGACGCTTGTCATTCATGGCGACGATGACCAGGTCGTCCCCATTGATGTAGCTGGCCGCGCTTCTGCAAGGCTTGTAAAAGGCGCGAAGCTGATTGTTTACCCGGGCGCGCCGCACGGCATCACCGATACGCACAAAGACAAACTCAACGCGGACCTTCTCGCTTTCATCCAGTCGTGA
- a CDS encoding alginate export family protein: MRRLIWLTSLLLALPSVAPADDMVKETSIPPPAFKVLRFDENYSCLTNEANRGDIFDPIKYIPLRRDDSSWYLSFGGELRERFESTHDVNFGIDSGPDSYWLQRITLQSDLHLGDHFRIFAEGISGVIAGESEPAPPVQDNPIDLQFAFADVTPLLTYDQHLTLRAGRFGMSFGSGRLVATRAAPNIPFRFDGFEMLYSRPLWEATAFLTQPVRDSGHFDGENHSTTFWGLYVTHWFDTPHKLGLDFYYLGIKNDHARYASGSGEEKRHSFGAREFGYWNHWDWNAEEVLQVGSFGHDSILAWTASLDGGYTWDVTFAPRLGLKADVTSGDGNKNDGRQETFNALFFKSGYFNDASLLRPQNIIDVHPNVALNLTRSVSLNGGVDVFWRYSRNDAVYAVPGFIAIPALHTDSLYVGTALDANLEWRIQRHVSFAASYVHFFTGNYVHAAGGHDVNYVSTTLSFLF; encoded by the coding sequence ATGAGGCGGTTGATTTGGCTCACCTCGTTACTGCTGGCTTTGCCATCAGTCGCACCAGCAGATGACATGGTAAAAGAAACTTCAATTCCACCGCCTGCCTTTAAGGTATTGCGATTCGACGAGAATTATTCCTGCCTGACCAATGAGGCCAATCGTGGTGATATTTTTGATCCAATCAAATATATTCCACTCCGCCGGGATGATTCGAGTTGGTATCTGAGCTTTGGGGGAGAGCTGCGTGAGCGCTTTGAGAGCACGCACGATGTTAACTTCGGCATTGATTCAGGGCCGGATTCCTACTGGCTCCAGCGGATTACGCTACAAAGCGACCTTCATCTTGGAGATCACTTTCGCATCTTTGCGGAAGGGATCTCCGGGGTGATTGCAGGTGAGAGCGAACCTGCACCTCCAGTGCAGGATAATCCAATTGACCTCCAGTTCGCCTTCGCTGATGTGACGCCTTTGCTGACCTATGACCAGCACCTCACTCTGCGTGCGGGTCGCTTCGGCATGAGTTTCGGATCGGGGCGGCTCGTTGCAACACGGGCAGCCCCAAACATTCCATTCAGATTTGATGGATTCGAGATGCTTTATTCACGGCCACTATGGGAAGCCACTGCATTTCTTACGCAGCCCGTCAGGGATTCGGGCCATTTTGACGGTGAGAATCACTCGACCACCTTTTGGGGATTGTATGTCACGCACTGGTTCGATACGCCGCACAAACTCGGCCTCGATTTTTACTATCTCGGCATCAAGAACGACCATGCAAGGTATGCTTCCGGAAGTGGCGAAGAGAAAAGACATTCGTTTGGCGCGAGGGAATTTGGGTATTGGAATCACTGGGATTGGAATGCTGAAGAAGTCCTGCAGGTAGGAAGCTTCGGACATGATTCAATCCTGGCCTGGACGGCGAGCCTGGATGGAGGTTACACCTGGGATGTGACCTTTGCGCCAAGGCTCGGCTTGAAGGCAGACGTCACGAGTGGGGATGGAAACAAGAACGATGGGCGGCAGGAAACCTTCAACGCGCTCTTCTTCAAATCCGGCTATTTTAATGATGCAAGTCTTCTGCGCCCTCAAAATATCATCGATGTTCATCCGAATGTTGCGCTCAATCTGACCCGGAGCGTGTCTCTCAATGGAGGGGTGGATGTATTCTGGCGTTATTCACGAAACGATGCCGTTTATGCGGTTCCTGGTTTCATTGCCATTCCGGCCCTGCACACAGACTCCCTCTACGTCGGAACAGCACTCGACGCAAATCTGGAGTGGCGAATCCAAAGGCATGTGAGTTTCGCCGCGTCCTACGTCCACTTCTTCACGGGAAACTACGTGCATGCGGCCGGGGGGCACGATGTGAATTACGTCTCAACGACTCTCAGTTTTCTCTTTTAA